TGTACGTGAGGACTTTCTACTATTAGAGTCTGATCTACTCTACGACATAGCGGGTCTGAAAAATCTGCTGGCGGATACGCGCAGTGATGTAATTCTATCGAGCGGTGCTACTCACTCTAATGATGAAGTTTATATAGAGATGGATGAAGAAGGTCACCTCATTGCGATGTCCAAGCAGATCGAACTTTTAGGCCGAGTGGATGCTGAACTTGTAGGGATATCCAAGGTGTCCTTGGATACATATCAGCGAATGTGCCGACTGGTAGAGGCTGAATTTCATAATCACTTGAAATGGGATTATGAACAAGCGTTGGTGGAGGTAGGCAAGAAAAAGCCCATTGCCGTAAAAAAAATCGAAAAATTTACTTGGTGCGAAATTGATACAGAAGAACATTTACAGCGTGCCAAAGAAGTGATCTATCCGAAATTGAAGCAGCCAGCAGCACATTTATCATTACCCATCAAAAGAAATATTCTTCTTAATCCTGGACCAGCAACAACAACCGATACCGTAAAGCTGGCGCAAATTGTGCCGGATATTTGTCCGAGAGAACAGGAATTTGGAGACCTAATGGAATGGATAGCTGAACAGCTTACTGTATTCGTTGCGCCAAAGAGTGAGTATGATACTGTTCTATTTTCAGGGTCGGGCACGGCTGCAGTAGAGTCAGTAATTAGCTCAGTGATCGGGGAAGGCAAATTGCTGATTCTCAGTAATGGAGCTTATGGAGAGCGAATGGCTGAAATTGCACAAGTCTATCATATTGATTACGAAGTTTTGGAGAGTTCATCTGTGCTACCTTTATCCCTGGATGCTGTTGAAGCATCGATTATAAGGAATAAAAATAAGCTTACTCATGTAGCGGTTGTTCATAATGAAACGACTAGCGGTATTTTAAACGACATTGATGCTATCGGAAAGCTGTGCGCTCTGCATGAAGTGGACCTGATTGTCGACGCGATGAGTTCATATGGGGCGATACCAATTAATATGAAAGCTAGTAACCTTTCTTTTCTTATATCAAGTTCAAATAAGAACCTGCAGGGAATGGCGGGGATTAGCTTTATCGTTGCATGTAAAGAAAAACTCCAGAAGATTAAGGAGTATAGCCCAAAATCATATTATCTGGATTTGTACAAGCAATATGAGTATTTCCAGCGTACCCATCAGCTGCGATTTACGCCACCAGTTCAAACGTTTTATGCGTTAGAACAAGCCATCATAGAGACGCAAAATGAGGGAATTGAGCAGCGGTATCGACGCTATACGGAGTCGTGGCAGACCCTGATTAAAGGTCTGGATCACCTTCAGCTTCAATATTTGGTACCAATACAGTATCATTCTAGAATTATTACCTCCATCAAGGAGCCAACATCTAGAAACTACGAATTCGGTGCTATGCACGACTATTTGTACAACAACGGTTTTACGATTTATCCGGGTAAAATCGGTCAAACTGCCTCTTTCAGGGTGGCTAATATAGGGGCAATTACTTACCAAGATATTGAACGTTTCTTGAAGTCCATGGAAGAGTATCTGTCCATGTAATTGACAGATTGTCATATGAAGTGCGACACATGCCGGAAATCAATAAAGAAATGGCCCGTGGTTAGCCTTGTCCATTGAGTTACTGCCGATCGCAGTAAAGAGTTTGCCTGAGTACTTCGGATTAGCTCTTCTTCACAGTTTCATATTGCTGATGATGTAGAGTAGAACTTAGACTCTGTATATCTGGCGTTCCTGAAGAAGATATTACAGCGCTAGCTATTGTAATAGAAGCCATCAAAGATGAAATGCAGCCATAGACTGTACTCATATGGACAGAGAAGTCTCCTGTAATTCCGTGCTTTATAGGGAACTTAAATCAATTTTAGTAGGTTCTCAAACAAAAAACACGCCCACAAGTGGCGTGTTTTTGTAATGATGAGTCTCTCCAACCCAATCCCTCTAAACCCTTACTTCCAAAGCTCGTCCGCAATCTCTTTAATGAAGGCAAGCTTTTTCCATTGCTGTTCTTCCGTCAAAATATTGCCCTCTTCTGTGGAAGCAAAGCCGCATTGCGGGCTGAGGCAGATGTGATTGATATCGACAAATTGAGTTGCTTCCTTGATGCGGTTAATGACGGTCTGCTTGTCTTCCAGCTCTCCCGTTTTGGAGGAAACGAGGCCCAGTACGACCTGCTGATCTCTCAGATGCTTGAGCGGAGTGAAATCGCCTGCACGGTCGGTATCGAATTCGAGATAGTAGCCATCAATGTTGTCGATGCCGAACAGGGTTTCGGCAACAGGCTCGTAGCCGCCTGAGGAAGCCCAGGTGGAATGGTAGTTACCACGGCACACATGAGTCGTAACGACCAAGTCAGCCGGGAGATCGTTCACGGTTTCCTGATTCACGCGGGCGAACAGCTTTTTGGTTTCTTCTATATTCTCACCCGCGTGCTGTCTGGCTTCCCAATAGTTTTTATCGCAGAGCATGCCCCATGTGCAATCATCCAGTTGCAGGCTGCGGCAGCCTTCATTATATAGCGCCTGGATCACGGACTTGTAAGCTTTGGCGATATCCGTTACCAGCTCATCCAGATTGCTGTAGTAAGTATCTGTCGTTTCTTTATTCTCTCCACGCAGCAGCTCGGCCAGAAATTGTGCCGGTGCAGGGATCGTTTGGCGGGCAATGGCATCCTCACCTGCAACTTGCTTCAGAAATTTGAAATCTGCAATAAAAGGGTGACAGGAATGTCCAATTTTACCGGACAGGCGTGCGGTTTCCGCTCTGGTTTCCACGCCTTGAAACTGGTAGCCATTGGAGATCTGTACCTTTTCCACGCCGTCCAGGCCCCACATAAAATCAAGATGCCACCAGGAGCGTCTGAATTCGCCGTCTGTCACGGCTTTCAGCCCTACCGATTTTTGTTTTTCTACCAGCTTGATAATTTCGTTGTCCTCAATCTTTCTCAGCTCATCCGCAGAAATTCCGTTATTTTGAAATTGAATTCTGGCGTCTTTAATCGCTTGCGGGCGCAGAAAACTGCCGACCATATCATGTCTGAAAGGGGTCACTTTACGTTGGGATGCATTGTCAAGGATGCTGCTCATTTGGGTTATCTCCTTTTTACTTCTGTAGTGAAGTTCTTGCAAGAAAGATAACATACATTTTCAGCTATAAGGTAACTCCAATAAACTATAGCTAGTTATAGCCTAAAGCTATACCCCACCTTTTATTCCCCTATGGCCTCATGCAGGGCTTCTACATAAACGGTAGCCAGCTTGGAGAGCGCAACATTTTTATGACAAATCCATCCCACATTAATAGACTCATCGCATTCCAAAGGCACGGAAATAATCTCGTTACCATTCAAATCCGCACTGATGACCCCGGTAGAAATGGTATAGCCGTTCAAGCCAATCAGCAGGTTAAAGAGGGTCGCCCGGTCGTTGACACGGATGCTTTTGGGGTGCGACAACGTGCTGAGAATTTCCTCGGAAAAGTGAAAGGAATTATACTCCCCTTGCTCAAAGGACAAATACGGATAGGGTCGAAGCTGATCGATGGTTACCATGGATTGCCGGGATAACGGATTTTTGCTGCTGATAAAAATATGCGGCTTCGCCGTAAACAGGCTGTTAAATTGCAGGTTCGCATCTTTTAGCAGTTTGTGAATGACCTTGGCGTTAAATTCGTTCAGATATAAGATTCCGATCTCACTGCGCAAGCTTTTGACATCCTGTATGATTTCATGAGTCTTCGTCTCCCGCAAAGCCAGCTCATATTCATCCTGTCCATACTGATTCACCAGGTTAACGAATGCATTTACGGCAAAAGCATAATGCTGTGAGGACACGGCAAAATGCTGTGGTGAAGGCTTGGCATCCAGATAGCGGTTTTCCAGCAGCTCCGCCTGCTCAACCACCTGGCGCGCATATCCGAGGAATTCCACGCCTTCCTTGGACAAAGAAATCCCTTTATTGGTACGCTCAAAAATGGTGATATGAATTTCTTCCTCCAGATCCCGAATCGCGTTCGACAGGCTGGGCTGGGAAATAAACAACCGTTTTGCCGCCTCATTCATGGAGCCACGATTGGCAACCTCGATCACGTATTTTAATTGTTGTAAGGTCAATGCTTGATGTCCTCTCGATTTGTGTTTTCTCTATTATATAATACATAATCATACTTTCGGAAAAGGAATAATGGATGTTTGAATGAACTTTAATTAACGAATTTCGCCATTCGTGGCAATCAGCTTTTGATACCAATAGAAGCTTTGTTTACGAATACGACGCAAATCTTTGAGATCAAACTCTTCCCGATCAACATAGATAAACCCGTAACGCTTACTGGAGCCTTGATGAGTACTGACAAGATCAATCGCAGACCACGGACAGAAACCAAATACTTCTACGCCATCTGTAATAGCCAATTGAATCTGCTCGATATGTTTCTTGAAAAAGTCAATACGATAAGGATCATTTACTACATCGCCTTCTTCAAGCTTGTCAAAAGCCCCCAAGCCATTCTCTGTCACGATTAAAGGCAAATGGTAGCGAGAATAGATTTGGCGTAACGTGGATCTAAAACCGACCGGATCAATCTCCCATCCAAATTCCGTCTTTTGCAGGTTAGGGTTCACGGAACCTCGGTATGCCCCTGGTTCACCCACAATTTCATGCTGATCTCCTGTATGTGAAAAATCATTTCCGTCATCTAAACTTTCTCCTACGGTTTGAGAGGTATAGTAATTAAATGCGATAAAGTCCGGGTTCCCCTTCGCCAAAATTTCCATATCCCCTTCCTCAATGACAGGGTCATATCCTTTCTCGATCAAATAACTCCACGCAATGTGATTGTAGCGGCCAAATACGGCCATATCCAGGTAAAGCCAGTTACGAATGGCAGCATAGTTGTCCGCCGCCAGTGTATCTTCCGGTTTGGAACTAGCCGGATAAATGACCCCGATATTCGGCGCTGGTCCAATTTTCGCGTCAGGCAGCATGTCATGGCACAATACCATGGCTCTAGCTTGCGCTACCAGCATATGATGATTTTGTTGGTACAGTACCTTCTGAGGATTTTCCAGACTTGTATCTAATGTGCCAATAGAACCGGGATGGAGGATCAACATATTCTGCTCATTAATGGTTAGCCAATATTTCACCCTGTCCCCAAAGTTCTCAAACAACGTTTTGGCATACTGCTCGAAGGCATCAATGGTCTCCCTGTTCGACCATCCGCCTCGTTCTTCAAGAGCATAGGGAAGATCAAAATGATACATGGTAACAATCGGTTCAATACCGTATTTAAACAGTTCGTCTATTAAGGATCTGTAGAATGCAATTCCCTTTTGATTAACTTCACCTGCGCCTTGCGGATAAATTCGTGTCCATGCAATCGAGAACCGATACGCCTTAAAGCCCATTTCAGCCATCAAAGCTACGTCTTCTTTGAACATATGGTAATGATCACTTGTTACCTTAAAATCAGTGACCCCTTCCACGTGATTGGCCATGTCAATGACCGATGGGCCTTTTCCATCTTCGTTCCATGCGCCCTCCACTTGATAAGCGGAAGTCGAACCTCCCCAGAAAAAGTTTTCGGGAAATGCTTTCAATTGGTGATGTTTCATAATATAGTCCCTCCAGTTGTCGTTACACAACTAATGTTAACAATACTTCATTTTTCTGAATTTGCTCCTGATCTATCTCAAAAATATCCACTTTATTTTTCGTCAGTGTGACGATGACAGGTGTGACGATTTCGTATCCTGCTTCTATAATCTGCTCCATATCGAATTGGATCAGCAGGTCCCCTTGTTTTACGATATCTCCCTCTTGAACTACCGGATTAAAATACTTGCCTTTCAGGGCTACAGTATTAATTCCAACATGAATCAATATCTCTGTGCCCGCATGGGTAGTCAAGCCTATGGCGTGTCCTGTGGGAAACAGTGAAGTTACAACTCCGTCTATCGGCGCTACGACCTCACCGACAGACGGTTCAATGGCTAAACCTTTTCCCATAGCACCTGTAGAAAATGCAGAATCGTTAACTTGTCTCAGCGGTGCAATCTTGCCTGTGATGGGGCTGTATATGGTTTCTTTCTTGAGGTCAACAGCCTTGCTTGCTGTAACAACTGGCACAGATTCTTCTACTTTTGTGGAGTCAACCGTTTTCGAATTCTCTCTTCTCCCCTTGCTTTCATACCCAAAAGTAAGGGCCAGTACCGTTGCCACCGTAAATGAGCACGCAATTGCAATAACGTAAACCAAGGTTGGCGTATAAACTGGAATAGCAAAAATGTTGTGAAAAACATAAGCTGTCATTTTTACTCCAAAATGTCCATTAATTGCTCCGCCTGCAGCCCCTGCGATAATAACAATCGGTATAGCACGTTTAAAACGAAGCACCAGACCATAGATGATTGGCTCTGTCACACCAGCCAGCAACCCTGTAATACTCGCCGAACCCGCAAGGGTTCTAAGCGTTTTATCTTTTTTCGCCTTCAGGAAAAAACCGAATGCGACACCAATTTGAGCAAATACGGCGGCGGCGGCCATCGCCTCAATCGGATCACCGCCAATGCCGATATTGTGAATCGAGATCGGTGCAAAACCCCAGTGAAGTCCGAAGACGACCATAAACATCATAAAACCGCCAAGAACTATCCCTGACAAAATGCCGCTTACACCAATTAACCATGTCACCCCTGACGAAATCCAATCGCCCACCGTTGTACCGAAGGGTCCGAATGCGATCGCAGATAGCGGAACCATAATCATCAAAGCCAGCATCGGAACTAAAAACAGCTGTAAATCCTTAAAAATAATCTTCTTCAAAAGCTTATCCACAAAGGCATATATGCTAATAGATATGAAGATCGGAAAAACGCTGGACGAATAATTCATCATGACGACCGGTATTCCCAGAAATGATACATCAGAACCTTTGTCCATCAGCCCCGTAAAATTGGGTTCCATCAGGGCTGCACCAATAACACCAGCTACGTAAGGGTTCGCCTTCAGCTTTATACCGAGCGTGATCCCGAGCAAAATCGGCAAGAAGTAAAATACAGCATTCCCCGCAGCGGACAGGATCAGGTAGGTATCACTTGTCGCAGACATCCACCCCAGCAAGGTCAGAACAGTCAGGAGTGCTTTCAGCATACCCGAGCCTGCCATCGCCGAAATCAGCGGGGAGAAACTGCCGGAAATAACTTCAAAGATCGTAGATACAACCGACGTCTTCTTCCCACTTGATTCACTAGTTGCTTGGGTATCCGATCCAAAATCCCTGTTTTTCATGATCTCCGTATATACATAGGCAACGTGACTCCCAATAACCACTTGAAATTGTCCCCCGCTTTCGACAACGGTAATAATGCCTTCATGCTTCTCCAGTTCCTCTCTTTCGGCCTTTCTTGAATCTTTCAGGTCAAATCTGAGACGTGTAGCACAATGGACAAGCCCATTGATATTTTCTTCACCTCCGACAAGACGTACGATATCATCGCTCATTTTCTTATAATCCATGTTCATTCTCCTTTTGGTCAGATTGCCTGAAAACAAAAAAATACCTAAACGAAAGGCCAGTAAGATCAAAGAAAATGATCACTGCCATTCATTTAGGTATCGCCTGCTTAACCAGTAACAATCCTTATATTTAAGTTGTGAGCCTACTATAAATCACTCTGAAATCGTTTGCAAGCGTTTTTTTCTATGAACTAGCCATATCTTTTCTAGTGGTTACACGTTGTATATGAATCGTCAGATACACTTTTTCGTCAATCGACATTGCACTTTCATGCTTCAATTCCAAATACTGATTAATTAAATGAGTACACTGAAAAGCCTGCGCATACTTATCTTTAACCTGCTCATACAAAAAGTTGTCACCCGAAGCCCGTTGATCTTGTTCATTACTCAGCAATCTTTGTGCAAAGTATTGCAAATGAGTAATAAACCGGGAATAGTTACATGAAGTTTCATCCAGCTCCAGCTCATAGTAATCGGTTACGATATTAAAGATATCATCAATGATCTCTGTAATTTCAACCGTTTGTTTCATTCCTTGACCGTCTTGTCTTGCATTTACAAAATGCATGGCAATAAAGCTCGCTTCATGCTCATCCATTTGAATGCCAAATTGAGCATCAATGATATCCAGCGCGCCCATCCCAATCATAAATTCTTTTTTGTAAAATTTTTTAATTTGCCACAAAAGCGAATTTTTAACACCGACTGACTTTCTATAGCGGGATATGGCGAATTGAATATGGTCAATCAGAGAGATATAAATGTTATCACTAAAGATATCTCCCATTTCTTGTTTCGCGTTTCCCACAATTTCATCCGCTACTTTCAAATACGCTACAGATGTTTCTCCAATGAGATCAATTAATTTTTGCGGAATCTTATCTGATTTTAGCACAAAGGTTTTTTCTATTTTTTCCACATCGACTCTCTGACCATTTTTCTTTTTAAAGCCCAGACCATTTCCGATGACAACAAATTCATGGCCTACCTGATTCTCGGCCCGAATGACATTGTTGTTAAATATTTGCCGGATGATCATCTATCTGCTCACCTCGTTAATTAATGAAAAAGTTCATAGTAACAAAAAAAACCCAAATAACGACTAAATAAATTAGTCATTATTTGGGTATCGCCTGCCGACCAGTAACAATCCCGAAGAACACTAGCTCTTCACTCAATTACCTTTATTATACAGCTTTCATGCGAGAATAACAATACAATCATACCAAAAAACCGCTAAACATCTCGATTTACGAGTGTTTAGCGGTTTTGTGTTTAAGATGATTATGAAGATGTCATGCCGGTTATTTCGCTGCGAGCGTTTTTTTCCACAGTCCCAGAATGAACGCGGATATCACGGAGCCAATTGCCACTGCAAGCAAGAACAGCAGGGCATGATTGGCAAGAGCTGCTACAAAGATACCGCCATGCGGAGCTGGAAGATTGATTTGCCAGAACTGCGTCAGACCACCAGCAATCGCTGAACCTACGATACAAGAGGTTAGCACGCGCAGCGGGTCAGCAGCTGCGAACGGAATGGCACCTTCTGTAATAAAGGACAAACCGAGTACATAATTCGTTAAACCGGACTTGCGCTCTTGCTCGGTAAATTTATTTTTGAAGAACGTCGTAGCAAGTGCGATTGCCAGCGGAGGTACCATACCGCCCGCCATAACAGCAGCCATCATAGCCCCGTTTGTGTTGCCACTGGAAGTAAAGACACCGATCGAAAATGCGTAAGCCGCTTTGTTGAAAGGTCCGCCCATGTCAATCGCCATCATTCCACCCAAAATGAGACCCAGAATGACTGCATTACCTGTACCCAAATTGTTCAGAACATTGACAAGCCATGTATTAATTCCGCCAAAAATCGGATCGAACAGATAGAACACAATCGCGCCAGCAATAAGGAGCCCAAATACCGGGTATAACAAGATTGGTTTTAAGCCTTCCAGCGCTTTTGGCAGACCTGCCAAAGCCTTGCGCAGGAAGATAACCACATAACCAGCCAGGAAACCTGCTGCCAGACCGCCAAGGAAGCCTGCATTCGAGTTAACGGCCATCAGACCGCCAACCATACCTGGCATCAGTGCCGGACGATCCCCTATACTCATCGCGATAAACCCGGCCAGTATCGGAATCAGGAAGTGGAACGCACCTGTTCCGCCACCAATCGTTTGCAGCAGCTTGACGATCGGATTTTCTGCTCCCAATACCTGTTCGAACAGGAAGGAAATCGCCAGCAAAATCCCGCCGCCTACAACAAACGGCAGCATATGAGAGATACCGTTCATTAGATCCTTGTAAATTTTACTGCCGACACTGGTCTTTTCTTCTTTCGTTTCCTGTGCGTTCCCCTTGCCTTCACTACGGTAGATTGGAGCATCGCCGTTGAGCGCTTTGCGGATCAGCTCTTCAGGTTTACGAATACCGTCACTTACCGGTCTTTGCAATACAGGCTTACCGTCAAATCTGGCCATTTCAACCTTTTTGTCAGCAGCAACGATTACACCTTTGGCACGACGAATTTCATCCGCTGTCAGTACGTTTTGCGCACCTTCTGAGCCATTCGTTTCTACCCGGATGTTTACACCCATCTCTGTCGCTTTCTTAATGAGAGCGTCTTCAGCCATAAACGTATGCGCAATACCTGTAGGGCAGGCGGTCACTGCAACCACAAACTCGTCTGAATTCGGGTTACCCACGATAACATCCGGCGTTTTCTGTGCTTTGGCAGCCTCTTTCTTCGCCTCTTTTGCTTCTTTAGCTGCTTCTTCTTCCGCTTGCTTGGCATCAAACAGCTCCGACACTTCGTCCGGTGTTTGCGTTTTCATCAACTTGTCGATGAAATCGGTATCAATTAGCAGCCGGGAAAGAGCTGCGAGTGTACGAAGATGTGTATTAGCTGCACCCTCTGGAGCTGCAATCATGAAAAACACTTTTGCAGACTCTCCATCCAGCGATTCGAAATCTACGCCTTTACTGCTCTTGGCGAAAACCACGGTCGCTTCATTCACAGCTTTGGTCTTGGCATGCGGCATCGCAATGCCGCCACCAATGCCTGTGCTCGATTCTGCTTCGCGTTTGTAAATCATTTCCTTGAACAATGCCCGGTCATTTATGCGGCCACTTGCTTCGAGACTGGCGATGAGTTCCTCAATCGCCCCGTCTTTTGTCGTAGCCTGCAAATCCATGATCATCGTTTCTTTAATCATCAGGTCTGTTATTCTCATTTTTCACACTCTCCTAAGTTCGGTCAGCGTGTAGACACACGCATAATAAGCTCATGGTGTAGCGGGATTACCAAGTTGAAATCGTGACTTGCGGCCGTAATTGTTCAATTTTCTCTCTAGTAGCCAGATCATCGGAGAACGCGGTTGCGCTTCCGGATGCCACTCCTGTACGGAATGCCTCGATCGGATCGCCAAACAGAGCCAGCGTACCCACGAATCCAGCAATCATTGAATCACCTGCGCCTACAGAATTTTTAACCGTTCCTGCTGGTACATTTGCGTGATACACTTCATCTGCCGTAATGAACAATGCCCCTTCTCCTGCCATGGAAATCAGTACATTTTTTGCACCTGCTTCCAGCAGCTTACGGCCGTAAGTGACGATCTCCTCCTTTGAATGAATAGTTACGCCAAACAACTCAGCCAGCTCATGGTGATTCGGCTTGACGAGCAGCGGCTTATGAACCAGTGCCTTCATCAGCGCCTCACCTGTGGTGTCGATGACGAATTCAGCCCCGGTTTGCTGGCATACACGAATCAACCGACTATAGAAGTCTCCTCCAAGTGACGGCGGGATACTTCCCGACAAGACGACAATGTCATTTTTCTGGAGACCCGACAGCTTCTGAACCAACGCATTCGCCTCATGCTCATGAATCGCAGGTCCCAAGCCGTTAATTTCCGTTTCATCGCCATGCTTGAGCTTTATGTTGATCCGCGTATCGTCTTCGATGACTACAAAATCAGTTTTAATGGATTCTTCCCGCAATGTATCATCGATAAACCTGCCTGTGAATCCGCCGAGAAAGCCAATCGCCGTGCTGTCTGCTCCCAATTGGTTCAGTATCCGGGATACATTAATTCCCTTGCCACCCGGCAATTTTAAATCTCGTTTCATCCGGTTCAAATCACCAAGCTTCAAGTCGTCAACTTCCACGATATAATCAATAGAAGGGTTCAGTGTTACTGTATATATCATTGTTATCCCTCGATTATCTTAGTTTTCTGAGCAATGGATCGGCGTGAGCGTTCAGGCACCGATTCGGTAATAAGGATAGCTTCCTTGAGTTCAAACAGTTTGGCGAAGGTAACCTCTCCGATTTTACTGGAATCCGCCAACACATAGGTTTTGCCGGACAGCTGGTGGGCTCGCCGCTTAATCAGGGCCTCTTCAGGATCAGGGGTGGTATACCCCATTTCTACATCTACCCCGTTCGTTCCGAGAAAGCACTTGTCGAATCGAAAATTGTCCAAATTCTGCAGGGCAATACTCCCGATTACGGCTTTGGTATGAGTTTTCATCATCCCTCCCAGTAGATAGCTTCTGATCCGCTTGCTTACCAGTGCCTCTACGTGGGATAGCCCATTCGTCACAACCGTCACGTCTTTAGCTTCAATGTAAGGAATCATCGCCATCGTTGTTGTTCCCGCATCCAGATAAATACATTCGCCATCCAAAATTTCTTTGGCTGCCATACGGGCGACTACATTTTTTTGTTGAACGTTTTTGAATGTTTTTTCATCCATGCCAGGTTCCTGGCTTTTTTGATTCAGCAAGGTTGCCCCACCATGAATCCGCTTTAGCAACTGACGGCCTTCAAGATCTATCAAATCACGCCGAATCGTTGACTCAGAAGCTCCCAACAAATCAGCTAATTCCTGCAATTTTACAACACCACATTCTTGTAAGCGCTGTATTATCAACTTGTATCTTTCTTCCGTCAGCATCTTCATTCCTCCAACTGTTCATATCGTACCACAAACTCTACAAAAAACAATCATTTTTATTCATAAAACTTCAAAAAACTTCATTTCAACTTCTTTTTTTTACAAAATGGTGAATTCCTGCTCCTATCATCATGGTTGCGTTTACATTGTAAGGAAAGGATAGCCATTTTTATGTAAATCCATTCTTTTTACATAAGGATTCAGCCATAAACGTTCAGAAACATTCTGAAAATGAACCAGCCCCATTTTACCACGATTTAAAAGCTGTTGTGGATTCCAATGACCAAACCATCCTATCCTTTGCTCCCTACGGTCCTATGTCTATATGTAAAATGGATTCATACGAGTGTTTTTGGATAGTAAAAGACCCTGGCCGTCAGGCCAGAGCCGATTAAATCTCGTCCTATTTGGAATGATCCGTGCATGTGCGGAAGCTTTGGACTACTCAGCACTGATACCGTCCATCCAGTTAAAGAGCTCATCCAAGTCATAGTCTCCTCTGTGTGGCACGCCCCAAGCTAGCGCGAAGTCAACGTTCAGGCGGCTGTTCACCAGATCCGCCGCCAAGATGGTTGGAATGGCCAAGGACGTATCACTGTCCATAGTGCCGAAGCGGATTCGCCAGTTACTAGCATTGGTAGCCCCCTCTTTACCGATGTAGTTCATAGGGTTCATCATCTTTATGATGTCCGCGTCGGCAAGGGTGCCGTTTACTTTGCTATTCGTCACGCCATACTGAGTAAAATGTTGTCCTTTGGTGGTTGCAGTGCCAAAAAGATCGTTCTCACCATTGCTTAGGTCCAATCCATCGAAGGCCGAAGGGGTCTTTATTCTGCCCATGTAGCCCTTATAGAAGTGATGGGTGATTTTAACTCATGACTGATATTCGTAATATAATATCTGCGTACATTTTCCAACAGCTTCATTTCTTTTACATACGATGACAAAAAATAGCCGATCACAATCGTTCCCAATAAAAGAGTGGCTGTAAACACCAAATAAAACCCGTTTAGTACAGCTTGGAATTCACTGCTTGGCTCCAACAAAAATACTACGCCGGTCGCTTTTCCGTTACGGACAATCGAAGTACCAACCACTACAGATTTACTTGGCAAGCCGCTAATATTTTTGAATTCAGCCCATTTTTTTTCGATTAATACTTGTGGGATATACTCCGTAAGCGCATTTTTAAATACTTCTGGATCAATGTCGAACAGAACAGGCCCTTTTTCTTCTTCTGTTTCAATTTCATTGCCATTAAGGTCATAAGCTTTCAAAATAAATGGATCAGCCTTTCTTGA
This DNA window, taken from Paenibacillus kribbensis, encodes the following:
- a CDS encoding 2-aminoethylphosphonate aminotransferase, yielding MVNTAVILAAGLGSRLKEHTAHKPKGFLVIDDLPIIERSILQLRKSEIEHIWIGTGYLSQEYERLAQKYPQVNCVYNDRYRDSGSMYTLYNMRESVREDFLLLESDLLYDIAGLKNLLADTRSDVILSSGATHSNDEVYIEMDEEGHLIAMSKQIELLGRVDAELVGISKVSLDTYQRMCRLVEAEFHNHLKWDYEQALVEVGKKKPIAVKKIEKFTWCEIDTEEHLQRAKEVIYPKLKQPAAHLSLPIKRNILLNPGPATTTDTVKLAQIVPDICPREQEFGDLMEWIAEQLTVFVAPKSEYDTVLFSGSGTAAVESVISSVIGEGKLLILSNGAYGERMAEIAQVYHIDYEVLESSSVLPLSLDAVEASIIRNKNKLTHVAVVHNETTSGILNDIDAIGKLCALHEVDLIVDAMSSYGAIPINMKASNLSFLISSSNKNLQGMAGISFIVACKEKLQKIKEYSPKSYYLDLYKQYEYFQRTHQLRFTPPVQTFYALEQAIIETQNEGIEQRYRRYTESWQTLIKGLDHLQLQYLVPIQYHSRIITSIKEPTSRNYEFGAMHDYLYNNGFTIYPGKIGQTASFRVANIGAITYQDIERFLKSMEEYLSM
- a CDS encoding 5-methyltetrahydropteroyltriglutamate--homocysteine S-methyltransferase, which translates into the protein MSSILDNASQRKVTPFRHDMVGSFLRPQAIKDARIQFQNNGISADELRKIEDNEIIKLVEKQKSVGLKAVTDGEFRRSWWHLDFMWGLDGVEKVQISNGYQFQGVETRAETARLSGKIGHSCHPFIADFKFLKQVAGEDAIARQTIPAPAQFLAELLRGENKETTDTYYSNLDELVTDIAKAYKSVIQALYNEGCRSLQLDDCTWGMLCDKNYWEARQHAGENIEETKKLFARVNQETVNDLPADLVVTTHVCRGNYHSTWASSGGYEPVAETLFGIDNIDGYYLEFDTDRAGDFTPLKHLRDQQVVLGLVSSKTGELEDKQTVINRIKEATQFVDINHICLSPQCGFASTEEGNILTEEQQWKKLAFIKEIADELWK
- a CDS encoding LysR family transcriptional regulator encodes the protein MTLQQLKYVIEVANRGSMNEAAKRLFISQPSLSNAIRDLEEEIHITIFERTNKGISLSKEGVEFLGYARQVVEQAELLENRYLDAKPSPQHFAVSSQHYAFAVNAFVNLVNQYGQDEYELALRETKTHEIIQDVKSLRSEIGILYLNEFNAKVIHKLLKDANLQFNSLFTAKPHIFISSKNPLSRQSMVTIDQLRPYPYLSFEQGEYNSFHFSEEILSTLSHPKSIRVNDRATLFNLLIGLNGYTISTGVISADLNGNEIISVPLECDESINVGWICHKNVALSKLATVYVEALHEAIGE
- a CDS encoding glycoside hydrolase family 1 protein produces the protein MKHHQLKAFPENFFWGGSTSAYQVEGAWNEDGKGPSVIDMANHVEGVTDFKVTSDHYHMFKEDVALMAEMGFKAYRFSIAWTRIYPQGAGEVNQKGIAFYRSLIDELFKYGIEPIVTMYHFDLPYALEERGGWSNRETIDAFEQYAKTLFENFGDRVKYWLTINEQNMLILHPGSIGTLDTSLENPQKVLYQQNHHMLVAQARAMVLCHDMLPDAKIGPAPNIGVIYPASSKPEDTLAADNYAAIRNWLYLDMAVFGRYNHIAWSYLIEKGYDPVIEEGDMEILAKGNPDFIAFNYYTSQTVGESLDDGNDFSHTGDQHEIVGEPGAYRGSVNPNLQKTEFGWEIDPVGFRSTLRQIYSRYHLPLIVTENGLGAFDKLEEGDVVNDPYRIDFFKKHIEQIQLAITDGVEVFGFCPWSAIDLVSTHQGSSKRYGFIYVDREEFDLKDLRRIRKQSFYWYQKLIATNGEIR